ATGGCGAAAGTGTATCAGACAAAATAAGAGCAAGACAATCAACCTTAGGATGATTcgtgctttgttttttatattaattaattattaattattatattaaaaaaaaaaaagaggagggtTGTGCAATGTGGTGCGCCGTGGATGGTAAGGAAAACACCGGGATTTGTAGTCTTTtaacttcttttcctttttctacagaaaaataattatcttattagCGAGGATAAAATCGTGTTTTTCAtggataataaatattatttgcaaATTGATTCCGGACAATTTAGTAAGAATTTGACATCAAGGGCACCAAGGGTCTTTTTACTCtacaacaatattaaaaataatgaaaaggcCCTCCGTtttcttgttagtttttttattctaagagtaaaaatgttattttattgtatatttttaattgaaaatactaaacTATCCCTAAgtagaaattcaaaaattgatttcttttgagGGTAGTGTTGTAAATTCACTGTACAATCCAAACGCAAATTATTTGTCCTGCCCCCAATCAATTTTAGAACACCAAAATTTTCCCAAAACAAAGATTATTTTACCCTCAAACACATGATAAAGacctttttaaatatatcaaaattcttTGAATTGCATGTTCAACGTTGttttcaatcaaagaaaagaaatagtcttcactttttaaaagaattcatTCAAAAAACGACATGCAGTTTAGTACGAATGATGCTCTCCATATGTAATGGAATTGAAGCAGCCGCACCCATTTGCAGAAGCATCAAACGTGGAGTTTTCATTTTACACAAAGGCCCGCAGCTCATAGCCCATCTCAGTTCTCAGCTTTGCTTCAAACATTTCGAGCCCACTACTTGTAGGCTTCATTCATTTAACACGCAagtcatttatttatataatattcacgataaacaattatttttatttaaaataatttataaaattatatattttttaatttcattcttatttaaatttttaatttataagattttttcaaattatatttttcattacactatcaaacatcgaaaaataatttattttctcgaAATTCACTTttgtagaatttattttttaaaagaaaattactttgcagcaaacaaacagggtctcgtttatataaaattcatggATGCATTCACAGATAAACAgtcatttttaaaagtaaaattatcaTGAGAAATCCGGAGGTTTTCAGTTCATCACACACTTACATGGAATATTAAATTGAGCATGggtaaatttttaataattattcttttaatttctggGGGTTGGGTTGGGAAATCAATGGACATATGCATTTCTAAAGcctctcaatttaaaaaataaacatttttgctaggaaaacattttcctctTATTAGAAAAGGAATAAACTTTCCATTAAATTcacttttcatgaaataaatactTTCCGATAAATAAATAGgccatagtaaaaaaaaaaaaaaatagtatccCAATTCTTAGTGCTAATCTCTTCTCCAATATTAAAACGGGCTGGACTAAGGAAGCACGTCCAACTATCCTGGGCCATCGCATTAAAAAGAAACGGCTACACCCAACTGGATATCGGCCCAAAGGCGAAGTCCGCAGTCCCTCCCTTTATtactacttttaattttatgataccAAGCATTCAAGCAGAGCAGAGAAGTCTGGGGGTGTCGTCAAGTGAACAAAACATCTCTCAAAACAAACAGCACTGATCCAAGTCAATGGTAGAAGAtcaattgctattattttttttattttaatagctGAGAATTGGATTGATTTACGTTGTTGTTctgcttcttgattttttcttttttcttttcttattgaaatGAAGGGTTCAAAGGCAGCAGCAATATCGAGTCCAGTCCCGGTGGCATGGTACCCAACCCTAGCAGTCTTCATGCTGGCCATCGGCCTTATTGTCACTGCTTCCTTCTTCATGTAAGCTAAGCTATGCTGAAATgaattgttgctggaattattGTTGTGCTTTTGCTTCATTAGCAGTTCCTTTCCTCCACTAGATCAGATCTACATGTGATGTAATTTgcccaaaaaaattcaattaccaGTCAAGGTGATTTGTGATTTTAATTTAGcgcttttttgtatttgtttttcatagaaTGGTTTCTGGAAACGACTTTCTAGATTTTCCCACGTTGAATTTTAGGAAAGTTAGTCAATGGAAATGGTTCCTAGTCACAGCTTAAAAATTAAggctttttgttattattaggaAAACGTTTTCCTCCATGGAACTTTTCGCCAAGCAAACAAACGAggctttaatttgatttattccTCACATTTTAATCTTCTATTTAGGTTTTCCATGAGATAATACCACCAAAATTTGCTTCAGATTAATTATTACAAACATCATCGGCATACTTAATATACTGTAATAACAAAGATTAACACTCTATGGAGCAGGcatttcgttttcttttctagaacaaggagtattttatttaaatttaaacatcATGTTGATGAATTATGAAAAGATCTGCTAGTTTGTTTAATCATGTTGTTGACGAACAATGAAAAGATCTGTTTGTGTTCCAACGTGTGCCATCTTGTTTCTGATGTTATACAAGCGTGGTTTATGCAGTTACGAAGCGACCTCTTCTAGGAGAAATCGCAGTTTGGCAAAGGAGCTTACAACAGGAGCAATTGCCTCCTTATTTCTGGTATGATTTGTTATGTTTGTTACTCCCCCATCACCTTCtgatttgttattgttaattcTGGTTCATTGCTCAATCTGATCTCTGATGTCGCTGGTGCAGGGTTTTGGGTCCTTGTTCCTGCTACTTGCTTCTGGTGTTTATGTCTAAGTTGGTcaattttgaaccaaaattatGTTAAGCAGGATTGGCTGCATATGATGAGATGTTTAACTCTGCTAATTTAGTTGAGAACTTTGGTGATCAATGATTTATGGACTATGATGTTTACATCATTAATCTTTTTGAGTGATTTATGGATTCAGGAGGCTGTCCTCTTCATTTTCGCTGT
The DNA window shown above is from Populus trichocarpa isolate Nisqually-1 chromosome 4, P.trichocarpa_v4.1, whole genome shotgun sequence and carries:
- the LOC18098239 gene encoding uncharacterized protein LOC18098239; this encodes MGSKAAAISSPVPVAWYPTLAVFMLAIGLIVTASFFIYEATSSRRNRSLAKELTTGAIASLFLGFGSLFLLLASGVYV